From a single Kryptolebias marmoratus isolate JLee-2015 linkage group LG17, ASM164957v2, whole genome shotgun sequence genomic region:
- the nfe2l1b gene encoding endoplasmic reticulum membrane sensor NFE2L1b isoform X1 has translation MLYLKKYFTEGLIQFTILLSLIGVRVDVDTYLSNQLPPLREIILGPSSAYTQTQFHNLRNTLDGYGIHPKSVDLDHFFTTRRLLNEVRQLDRLSVPSTELNTWLVHRDTETVVSASSQSSPGITLDNGAGLEDINNIDATPAMRGGGGAPESTYNLNAADSSLGAVAPEGNQEQGNRNGNDDLTKEDIDLIDILWRQDIDLGAGREVFSYSNRQKDTEEEKPNPQENKDGNEEQESWRNGINLQGAQPVDGETGESIPEQLPGLGSQTSLSLQECLRLLEATFPFGEEAEFPVPVVNSEIQATNEEVPSTSQSLLLAPQLPPAEPQLDLEQQWQDIMAIMELQAMEVNNTSLQSSSNSESSTNGTPESNTAGNFGLSTRSTPINQDVSLHQASLPSCSQDFPQIFNPQLESVSIPPRPSMLRLSSSNSSNVNSTFGATNLTGIFLPPVNSSSNITSAPNLPDPFTTLLEESMLDEISLLDLAMEEGFSQAQASQLEDELDSDSGLSLDSSHSPASPSSSETSCSSAASSSSTSANFSEEGAVGYSTDSEVATVETEEGAVGGYQPEFSKLCRMSYQDPSQFHNLPQLDSISHNHTYNLPLSSAFPEHPELPISAGKKTVRDKHSSKLQPPQDLLDKHSSRDERRARAMKIPFSNDKIINLPVEEFNELLAKHHLSEAQLALIRDIRRRGKNKMAAQNCRKRKLETIINLEQGVQDLRRDKARLLKEKMEFIRSIRQMKQKMQTLCQEVFSQLRDEEGRPYPPSEYSLQYGTDGSVLIMPRGGTAAQQNRKPEKKQKDKKK, from the exons ATGCTTTACCTGAAAAAGTACTTCACAGAGGGCCTGATTCAGTTCACCATCCTTCTGAGTCTCATTGGGGTGCGGGTGGACGTTGACACCTATCTCAGCAATCAGTTGCCCCCGTTAAGAGAGATCATCCTGGGGCCCAGCTCAGCCTACACCCAGACACAGTTTCACAACCTCCGCAACACGCTGGACGGCTATGGGATCCATCCAAAGAGTGTGGACCTGGACCATTTCTTCACTACCCGACGGCTGCTAAACGAGGTGCGCCAGCTGGATCGCCTCTCTGTGCCCAGCACCGAGCTCAACACCTGGCTAGTGCATCGCGACACCGAGACCGTGGTTTCTGCCAGCAGTCAGTCCAGTCCCGGCATAACCCTGGACAATGGGGCCGGCCTAGAGGACATTAACAACATTGATGCTACCCCGGCCatgaggggaggaggaggagcaccTGAATCCACATACAACTTGAACGCAGCAGACAGCAGCCTGGGGGCCGTGGCCCCAGAAGGAAACCAGGAGCAGGGCAACAGAAATGGCAACGACGACCTCACCAAAGAG GACATTGACTTGATAGACATCCTATGGCGACAGGACATTGACCTTGGTGCAGGAAGGGAAGTGTTCAGCTACAGCAACCGTCAGAAGGACACCGAGGAGGAGAAGCCCAACCCCCAGGAGAACAAAGATGGCAATGAGGAACAAGAGAGCTGGAGGAACGGCATAAACTTACAGGGGGCTCAGCCGGTGGACGGGGAGACCGGAGAGAGCATCCCGGAGCAG CTGCCAGGTCTTGGCTCACAAACTTCACTTTCACTACAGGAGTGCTTGAGGCTGCTGGAGGCCACGTTCCCGTTTGGAGAAGAAGCGGAG TTTCCAGTCCCGGTCGTTAACTCAGAAATCCAAGCCACCAATGAAGAGGTTCCTTCCACGTCCCAGAGCCTCCTCCTGGCGCCGCAGCTGCCCCCAGCGGAGCCACAGTTAGACCTGGAGCAGCAGTGGCAGGACATCATGGCCATCATGGAGCTGCAG GCAATGGAAGTGAACAACACTTCGCTTCAAAGCAGCTCCAACAGTGAAAGTTCCACAAATGGGACTCCTGAGTCCAACACGGCAGGAAACTTTGGACTTTCCACACGTTCCACACCCATAAACCAGGACGTCAGCCTTCACCAGGCTTCTCTCCCCAGCTGCAGCCAAGACTTCCCCCAGATCTTCAACCCCCAGCTGGAGTCTGTAAGCATCCCGCCACGGCCCAGCATGCTCAGGCTGTCTTCCAGCAACTCCTCCAACGTCAACTCCACGTTCGGAGCCACTAACCTGACGGGGATCTTCCTCCCGCCCGTCAACAGTTCCAGTAACATCACATCTGCACCCAACCTGCCTGATCCATTCACCACCCTGCTGGAGGAGTCCATGCTGGATGAGATCAGCCTCCTGGACCTCGCCATGGAGGAGGGCTTCAGCCAGGCCCAAGCCTCCCAGCTGGAGGATGAGCTCGACTCAGATTCTGGTCTTTCTCTGGACTCCAGCCACAGCCCGGCCTCCCCAAGCAGCTCTGAGACGTCCTGCTCGTCCGCAGCTTCTTCCTCCTCGACCTCTGCCAACTTCTCTGAGGAGGGCGCTGTCGGCTACAGTACTGACTCTGAGGTGGCCACTGTGGAGACGGAGGAGGGGGCTGTCGGGGGTTACCAACCTGAATTCAGTAAGCTCTGCCGTATGAGCTACCAGGACCCGTCTCAGTTCCACAACCTCCCTCAGCTCGACAGCATCAGCCACAATCACACTTACAACCTGCCGCTCTCCTCTGCCTTCCCCGAGCACCCGGAGCTTCCCATTTCAGCCGGCAAGAAGACGGTTCGGGACAAACACAGCTCAAAGCTTCAGCCTCCTCAGGACCTGCTCGACAAACACTCGAGTCGTGACGAGCGCCGAGCCCGGGCCATGAAGATCCCCTTCTCCAACGACAAGATCATCAACCTCCCCGTTGAAGAGTTCAACGAGCTCTTAGCCAAGCACCACCTGAGCGAAGCCCAGCTCGCCCTCATCCGCGACATCCGCAGGCGCGGCAAGAACAAGATGGCAGCCCAGAACTGTCGCAAGCGCAAGCTGGAGACCATCATAAACCTGGAGCAGGGCGTTCAGGACCTGAGGCGCGACAAGGCCCGCCTGCTGAAGGAAAAGATGGAGTTCATCCGCTCCATCCGGCAGATGAAGCAGAAGATGCAAACTCTGTGCCAAGAGGTTTTCAGTCAGCTTCGGGACGAGGAGGGCCGGCCCTATCCTCCCAGCGAGTACTCGCTGCAGTACGGCACTGACGGCAGCGTGCTGATCATGCCCCGCGGCGGGACGGCGGCTCAGCAGAACCGCAAGCccgagaagaaacaaaaagacaaaaagaagtga
- the nfe2l1b gene encoding endoplasmic reticulum membrane sensor NFE2L1b isoform X2, translating into MLYLKKYFTEGLIQFTILLSLIGVRVDVDTYLSNQLPPLREIILGPSSAYTQTQFHNLRNTLDGYGIHPKSVDLDHFFTTRRLLNEVRQLDRLSVPSTELNTWLVHRDTETVVSASSQSSPGITLDNGAGLEDINNIDATPAMRGGGGAPESTYNLNAADSSLGAVAPEGNQEQGNRNGNDDLTKEDIDLIDILWRQDIDLGAGREVFSYSNRQKDTEEEKPNPQENKDGNEEQESWRNGINLQGAQPVDGETGESIPEQECLRLLEATFPFGEEAEFPVPVVNSEIQATNEEVPSTSQSLLLAPQLPPAEPQLDLEQQWQDIMAIMELQAMEVNNTSLQSSSNSESSTNGTPESNTAGNFGLSTRSTPINQDVSLHQASLPSCSQDFPQIFNPQLESVSIPPRPSMLRLSSSNSSNVNSTFGATNLTGIFLPPVNSSSNITSAPNLPDPFTTLLEESMLDEISLLDLAMEEGFSQAQASQLEDELDSDSGLSLDSSHSPASPSSSETSCSSAASSSSTSANFSEEGAVGYSTDSEVATVETEEGAVGGYQPEFSKLCRMSYQDPSQFHNLPQLDSISHNHTYNLPLSSAFPEHPELPISAGKKTVRDKHSSKLQPPQDLLDKHSSRDERRARAMKIPFSNDKIINLPVEEFNELLAKHHLSEAQLALIRDIRRRGKNKMAAQNCRKRKLETIINLEQGVQDLRRDKARLLKEKMEFIRSIRQMKQKMQTLCQEVFSQLRDEEGRPYPPSEYSLQYGTDGSVLIMPRGGTAAQQNRKPEKKQKDKKK; encoded by the exons ATGCTTTACCTGAAAAAGTACTTCACAGAGGGCCTGATTCAGTTCACCATCCTTCTGAGTCTCATTGGGGTGCGGGTGGACGTTGACACCTATCTCAGCAATCAGTTGCCCCCGTTAAGAGAGATCATCCTGGGGCCCAGCTCAGCCTACACCCAGACACAGTTTCACAACCTCCGCAACACGCTGGACGGCTATGGGATCCATCCAAAGAGTGTGGACCTGGACCATTTCTTCACTACCCGACGGCTGCTAAACGAGGTGCGCCAGCTGGATCGCCTCTCTGTGCCCAGCACCGAGCTCAACACCTGGCTAGTGCATCGCGACACCGAGACCGTGGTTTCTGCCAGCAGTCAGTCCAGTCCCGGCATAACCCTGGACAATGGGGCCGGCCTAGAGGACATTAACAACATTGATGCTACCCCGGCCatgaggggaggaggaggagcaccTGAATCCACATACAACTTGAACGCAGCAGACAGCAGCCTGGGGGCCGTGGCCCCAGAAGGAAACCAGGAGCAGGGCAACAGAAATGGCAACGACGACCTCACCAAAGAG GACATTGACTTGATAGACATCCTATGGCGACAGGACATTGACCTTGGTGCAGGAAGGGAAGTGTTCAGCTACAGCAACCGTCAGAAGGACACCGAGGAGGAGAAGCCCAACCCCCAGGAGAACAAAGATGGCAATGAGGAACAAGAGAGCTGGAGGAACGGCATAAACTTACAGGGGGCTCAGCCGGTGGACGGGGAGACCGGAGAGAGCATCCCGGAGCAG GAGTGCTTGAGGCTGCTGGAGGCCACGTTCCCGTTTGGAGAAGAAGCGGAG TTTCCAGTCCCGGTCGTTAACTCAGAAATCCAAGCCACCAATGAAGAGGTTCCTTCCACGTCCCAGAGCCTCCTCCTGGCGCCGCAGCTGCCCCCAGCGGAGCCACAGTTAGACCTGGAGCAGCAGTGGCAGGACATCATGGCCATCATGGAGCTGCAG GCAATGGAAGTGAACAACACTTCGCTTCAAAGCAGCTCCAACAGTGAAAGTTCCACAAATGGGACTCCTGAGTCCAACACGGCAGGAAACTTTGGACTTTCCACACGTTCCACACCCATAAACCAGGACGTCAGCCTTCACCAGGCTTCTCTCCCCAGCTGCAGCCAAGACTTCCCCCAGATCTTCAACCCCCAGCTGGAGTCTGTAAGCATCCCGCCACGGCCCAGCATGCTCAGGCTGTCTTCCAGCAACTCCTCCAACGTCAACTCCACGTTCGGAGCCACTAACCTGACGGGGATCTTCCTCCCGCCCGTCAACAGTTCCAGTAACATCACATCTGCACCCAACCTGCCTGATCCATTCACCACCCTGCTGGAGGAGTCCATGCTGGATGAGATCAGCCTCCTGGACCTCGCCATGGAGGAGGGCTTCAGCCAGGCCCAAGCCTCCCAGCTGGAGGATGAGCTCGACTCAGATTCTGGTCTTTCTCTGGACTCCAGCCACAGCCCGGCCTCCCCAAGCAGCTCTGAGACGTCCTGCTCGTCCGCAGCTTCTTCCTCCTCGACCTCTGCCAACTTCTCTGAGGAGGGCGCTGTCGGCTACAGTACTGACTCTGAGGTGGCCACTGTGGAGACGGAGGAGGGGGCTGTCGGGGGTTACCAACCTGAATTCAGTAAGCTCTGCCGTATGAGCTACCAGGACCCGTCTCAGTTCCACAACCTCCCTCAGCTCGACAGCATCAGCCACAATCACACTTACAACCTGCCGCTCTCCTCTGCCTTCCCCGAGCACCCGGAGCTTCCCATTTCAGCCGGCAAGAAGACGGTTCGGGACAAACACAGCTCAAAGCTTCAGCCTCCTCAGGACCTGCTCGACAAACACTCGAGTCGTGACGAGCGCCGAGCCCGGGCCATGAAGATCCCCTTCTCCAACGACAAGATCATCAACCTCCCCGTTGAAGAGTTCAACGAGCTCTTAGCCAAGCACCACCTGAGCGAAGCCCAGCTCGCCCTCATCCGCGACATCCGCAGGCGCGGCAAGAACAAGATGGCAGCCCAGAACTGTCGCAAGCGCAAGCTGGAGACCATCATAAACCTGGAGCAGGGCGTTCAGGACCTGAGGCGCGACAAGGCCCGCCTGCTGAAGGAAAAGATGGAGTTCATCCGCTCCATCCGGCAGATGAAGCAGAAGATGCAAACTCTGTGCCAAGAGGTTTTCAGTCAGCTTCGGGACGAGGAGGGCCGGCCCTATCCTCCCAGCGAGTACTCGCTGCAGTACGGCACTGACGGCAGCGTGCTGATCATGCCCCGCGGCGGGACGGCGGCTCAGCAGAACCGCAAGCccgagaagaaacaaaaagacaaaaagaagtga
- the snx11 gene encoding sorting nexin-11: MSRNHVDDEFVAVRVQDPRLQNEGSWVSYIDYKIFLHTNSKAFTAKTSCVRRRYSEFVWLKKKLQKNAGLVPVPDLPGKSIFYFSNEDFLERRRKGLQVFLNRVVNMTVCLSDSQLHLFLQTQLPVSHIQDCVQGLTPFTVTDAILTYASSNRGLAQAQEEESTREHSLTVSYESTDSPVPHQPNVTLNSNAPPPEESNPLEAVLDSKKPSVRISQKNNHLEVVVEDREPTQASFYLGENPSDSGSLSSGEQSDRRSCQIQTPVEVHSLCGADTGVPTNTEEETADPSESEENGNREEVLPVRVNDSEEDVVESDAAPEDVSSEEPASENHKKSQVYEGQSAKVRPEREKSDGSGSKDEIQEETQNVNGGPEVEPRDSLQEKQQEIEHTDNEEILQSDLHVERQNMNGAPEVEPDDSVPEKHKQEVEHTDKDEILLGTVNVNGAPEVEPDDFIQEKLKQEVEHKDEEETPLQPELHQNSLNGNGAPELEPNCLVQEKHKQEVENPNMNGAPEVEPDDSIPEILPQEVDHMSKDEILLETVNVNGAPEVEPDDSVEEHTDGDESNEDSRSLTSSNESIIRCSEDTEDVRLWTEEEELHMNGSLGGTEDEAQQHMTNIRDLSESSDVTENCDFSILETSCLTGDGGKFRKQDAPSSPLLNGSETH, translated from the exons ATGAGCAGGAATCACGTTGACGAT gaGTTTGTTGCAGTGCGAGTCCAGGACCCTCGCCTTCAGAACGAGGGATCTTGGGTGTCATACATCGACTATAAAATATTCCTACAT ACCAACAGCAAAGCCTTCACGGCCAAGACGTCCTGCGTGCGGCGGCGCTACAGCGAGTTTGTGTGGCTcaagaagaagctgcagaagaaTGCGGGTTTGGT TCCAGTTCCAGACCTTCCAGGAAAATCCATCTTCTACTTCAGCAACGAGGACTTTCTGGAAAGACGAAGGAAAGGACTccaggtttttttaaacag GGTGGTGAACATGACGGTGTGTCTGTCGGACAGCCAGCTCCACCTGTTCCTGCAGACCCAGCTACCCGTCAGTCACATCCAGGACTGCGTTCAGGGCCTCACGCCGTTCACCGTCACCGACGCCATCCTCACCTACGCCTCGTCCAATCGGGGCCTGGCTCAGGCTCAGGAGGAGGAATCCACCAGGGAGCACAGCTTGACCGTTTCTTACGAGTCCACGGACAG TCCAGTTCCTCATCAGCCTAATGTGACCCTGAACTCCAACGCACCCCCGCCTGAGGAATCCAACCCTCTGGAAGCTGTTCTGGACTCGAAGAAACCTTCAGTAAGGATCTCCCAGAAGAACAACCACCTGGAGGTTGTTGTTGAGGACCGTGAACCCACGCAGGCCTCCTTTTATCTGGGAGAGAATCCCAGCGACTCGGGGAGCCTCAGCTCCGGGGAACAGTCCGATCGCAGGAGCTGCCAGATTCAGACGCCGGTGGAGGTCCACTCGCTCTGCGGGGCGGACACCGGCGTTCCAACAAACACGGAGGAAGAGACTGCGGATCCCTCGGAGTCCGAGGAAAACGGAAACAGAGAGGAGGTTTTACCTGTGAGGGTCAACGACTCGGAGGAGGACGTTGTAGAAAGTGACGCTGCGCCAGAAGACGTCTCCTCCGAAGAGCCTGCTTCAGAAAATCACAAGAAGTCTCAGGTTTACGAAGGTCAGAGTGCAAAGGTCAGACCAGAAAGGGAAAAGAGTGACGGATCAGGCAGCAAAGATGAAATCCAGGAAGAGACTCAGAATGTGAACGGTGGACCTGAGGTGGAACCCCGTGACTCGCTTCAAGAAAAGCAACAAGAGATTGAACACACGGACAACGAGGAAATCCTTCAGTCAGATCTCCATGTGGAACGTCAGAATATGAACGGTGCACCTGAGGTGGAACCCGATGACTCGGTAccagaaaaacataaacaggaagtggaacacACGGACAAAGATGAAATCCTCCTCGGGACTGTAAATGTGAACGGTGCACCTGAGGTGGAACCCGATGACTTTATACAAGAAAAacttaaacaggaagtggaacatAAGGACGAAGAAGAAACCCCCCTTCAGCCAGAACTCCATCAGAACAGTCTAAATGGTAACGGTGCACCTGAGTTAGAACCCAATTGCTTGGTACAAGAAAAGcataaacaggaagttgaaaATCCGAATATGAACGGTGCACCTGAGGTGGAACCTGATGACTCGATACCAGAAATACTTCCACAGGAAGTTGACCACATGAGCAAAGATGAAATCCTCCTCGAGACTGTAAATGTGAACGGTGCACCTGAGGTGGAACCCGATGACTCGGTAGAAGAACACACGGACGGAGACGAGAGCAACGAGGACAGCCGTTCACTGACGTCTTCCAACGAGAGCATCATCAGGTGCAGCGAGGACACGGAGGACGTCAGACTctggacagaggaggaggagctgcacaTGAACGGGAGTCTTGGGGGAACAGAGGATGAGGCTCAGCAACACATGACCAACATCAGGGATCTGAGTGAATCCTCAGATGTGACTGAAAACTGTGACTTCAGCATCTTAGAGACCAGCTGTTTGACTGGAGACGGTGGTAAATTCAGGAAGCAGGACGCTCCGTCCTCGCCTCTGTTGAATGGGTCAGAGACGCATTAA
- the LOC108248051 gene encoding altered inheritance of mitochondria protein 3-like produces the protein MDQSLKADCRERSEEENLRDKPSTEEPPPLGPAPASSTCLTGTGLLPPLGPTPASSSCQTGAGLLQLSDRHRPPPAVRPAPASSTCLTGTGLLPPLGLAPASSRLLDRCRPPPPVRPAPASSSCPTGAGLLPLSGGETPRRLCDIIVKLGGSSGETWGSSSRQHHSRLNTKR, from the exons atggaccAGAGTCTGAAGGCTGACTGCAGAGAacgttctgaagaggagaacctgagagacaaaccttcaacagaagAACCACCGCCTCTTGGACCGGCAccggcctcctccacctgtctaACCGGCACCGGCCTCCTCCCGCCTCTTGGACCGACGCCAGCCTCCTCCAGCTGTCAGACCGGCGCCGGCCTCCTCCAGCTGTCAGACCGGCACCGGCCTCCTCCAG CTGTCAGACCGGCAccggcctcctccacctgtctaACCGGCACCGGCCTCCTCCCGCCTCTTGGACTGGCACCGGCCTCCTCCCGCCTCTTGGACCGGTGccggcctcctccacctgtccgaccggcaccggcctcctccagctgtccgaccggcgccggcctcctcccgctgtccgGGGGTGAAACTCCTCGCAggctgtgtgacatcatcgtaaagctcgggggttcctctggtgaaacgtggggctccagttcccgacagcatcactccagactaAATACTAAACGCTGA
- the cbx1b gene encoding chromobox protein homolog 1b has translation MSMSQTTEPSNDEPTVTEEAKMTSPEKKEKKADDVPEEEEEEEEYVVEKVLNRRVVKGKVEYLLKWKGFSNEDNTWEPEENLDCPDLIAEYLQSQKTAHEGKRKGSGDADGDESKSKKKKDDNEKLRGFARGLEPERIIGATDSTGELMFLMKWRNSDEADLVPAKEANVKCPQVVISFYEERLTWHSYPSEDEKKDDKN, from the exons ATGAGTATGAGCCAGACTACAGAACCCTCCAACGATGAGCCCACCGTCACAGAAG aggctaaaatgacTTCACctgagaagaaggagaagaaggccGATGATGTcccggaggaagaggaggaggaggaagagtacGTGGTGGAAAAAGTGCTGAACCGGCGGGTGGTGAAAGGCAAGGTAGAATACCTTCTGAAGTGGAAAGGCTTTTCTAA TGAGGATAATACTTGGGAGCCGGAGGAAAACTTAGATTGTCCAGATCTGATCGCAGAATATCTGCAGTCACAGAAAACGGCCCACGAAGGGAAAAGGAAGGGGAGCGGAGATGCAGATGGAGACGAAAGTaaatcaaaaaagaagaaagatgaC AACGAGAAGCTGAGGGGCTTCGCTCGAGGTCTGGAGCCAGAACGGATCATCGGCGCCACAGACTCCACGGGAGAACTCATGTTCCTCATGAAATG GAGGAACTCTGACGAGGCCGACCTGGTGCCGGCGAAGGAGGCCAACGTGAAGTGTCCGCAGGTGGTCATCTCCTTCTACGAAGAGCGACTCACTTGGCACTCGTATCCCTCCGAAGACGAGAAAAAAGACGACAAGAACTAa